A section of the Cumulibacter manganitolerans genome encodes:
- a CDS encoding DUF5319 family protein — protein MAHHDDDREREDRIARELFAQLAPLDPFESDSDPASELDEETPEPLSDEERKLVLEDLQDLEEFQRLLEPRGVRGICMDCAGCDEMHFYAWEIMRSNLVNMLQHDQSHVHEPPFNPLPEEFVTWDYASGYADAVAEIGPRRR, from the coding sequence GTGGCACATCATGATGACGATCGCGAGCGCGAGGACCGGATCGCGCGCGAGCTGTTCGCGCAGCTCGCCCCGCTCGACCCGTTCGAGTCCGACAGCGATCCGGCGTCCGAGCTCGACGAGGAGACCCCCGAGCCGCTGTCCGACGAGGAGCGCAAGCTCGTCCTGGAGGACCTGCAGGATCTCGAGGAGTTCCAGCGGCTGCTCGAGCCGCGCGGCGTGCGGGGCATCTGCATGGACTGCGCCGGGTGCGACGAGATGCACTTCTACGCCTGGGAGATCATGCGCAGCAACCTGGTGAACATGCTGCAGCACGACCAGTCGCACGTGCACGAGCCGCCGTTCAACCCGCTGCCCGAGGAGTTCGTCACCTGGGACTACGCGAGCGGCTACGCCGACGCCGTCGCGGAGATCGGTCCCCGGCGCCGCTAG
- a CDS encoding serine/threonine dehydratase, whose translation MEANAVEIPTRADIERAAAMIAGYIRRTPVLQLAIAGLGTITLKLEQLQHTASFKPRGAFFTALSAAERPSLLVAASGGNHGLAVAYVGRALGIPARIFLPLTAPHAKVSRLHSLGAQVEQHGERYADAFAASEESAASPGALAIHAYDAPGTVTGQGTMAREIEQQVPGVRAVAVAVGGGGLMGGTSAWFGDATELVAVEPEGSQTFRAATQAGRPVDITPRGLASDSLGASRIGALPFAAMQAAGTRSVVVGDAAVISARELLWRECRIAAEPGGAVALAAVLEKQVAVAPDGGTVVVVCGANTDPSDLPLA comes from the coding sequence ATGGAGGCCAACGCGGTGGAGATCCCGACCAGGGCGGACATCGAGCGCGCGGCCGCGATGATCGCCGGCTACATCCGCCGTACGCCGGTGCTGCAGCTGGCGATCGCGGGCCTGGGCACCATCACGCTGAAGCTGGAGCAGCTGCAGCACACCGCGAGCTTCAAGCCGCGCGGCGCGTTCTTCACCGCGCTGTCGGCGGCCGAGCGACCGTCGCTGCTCGTGGCGGCCTCCGGCGGCAACCACGGCCTGGCGGTGGCGTACGTCGGCCGCGCGCTGGGCATACCGGCGCGCATCTTCCTGCCGCTGACCGCCCCGCACGCGAAGGTGTCGCGCCTGCACAGCCTCGGCGCGCAGGTGGAGCAGCACGGCGAGCGCTACGCCGACGCGTTCGCGGCGAGCGAGGAATCCGCCGCGTCGCCGGGGGCGCTGGCCATCCACGCGTACGACGCGCCCGGCACGGTGACCGGGCAGGGCACGATGGCCCGCGAGATCGAGCAGCAGGTCCCCGGCGTCCGGGCGGTCGCGGTGGCGGTCGGCGGCGGCGGGCTGATGGGCGGCACCAGCGCCTGGTTCGGCGACGCGACCGAGCTCGTCGCGGTCGAGCCCGAGGGCTCGCAGACGTTCCGCGCCGCGACGCAGGCCGGCCGGCCGGTCGACATCACGCCGCGCGGCCTGGCCTCGGACTCCCTCGGCGCCAGCCGCATCGGCGCGTTGCCGTTCGCCGCGATGCAGGCCGCAGGCACCCGGTCGGTCGTCGTCGGCGACGCCGCCGTCATCTCCGCCCGGGAGCTGCTGTGGCGCGAGTGCCGCATCGCCGCCGAGCCCGGCGGCGCCGTCGCGCTGGCGGCCGTGCTGGAGAAGCAGGTCGCCGTGGCGCCCGACGGCGGCACCGTCGTGGTGGTGTGCGGCGCCAACACCGACCCGAGCGACCTGCCGCTCGCCTAA
- the guaB gene encoding IMP dehydrogenase, protein MAEKFVPVGLTFDDVLLVPAASEFVPSEADTSSRVSRNITLSLPLLSAAMDTVTEGRMAIAMARQGGLGVLHRNLSIEDQVREAERVKRSEAGMVSDPVACTPENTLSEVDAMCGRYRISGLPVVDADGVVVGIITNRDMRFETDMQRKVSEVMTGRDKLVTAPVGVDADEALRLLHSNKIEKLPLVDGAGKLAGLITVKDFIKREKYPNAAKDAQGRLLVGAAVGVGDEQYVRACALAEAGVDVLMVDAAHGHSRGVIDMVARLKKELDCDVVGGNVVTADAAEAFIEAGADGIKVGVGPGSICTTRVVAGVGMPQITAIHNVASVAGPAGVPVIADGGIQHSGDIVKAIAAGADVVMLGSLFAGVSESPGELIFINGKQYKSYRGMGSLGAMQSRGEARSYSKDRYAQDDVLSDDKLVPEGIEGQVAFRGPLAAVAYQLVGGLRAGMGYAGTPTVPELKERGQLVQITAAGLIESHPHDIQMTVEAPNYSSRR, encoded by the coding sequence ATGGCAGAGAAGTTCGTCCCGGTTGGCCTCACCTTCGACGATGTGCTGCTGGTCCCCGCAGCCTCCGAGTTCGTGCCCAGCGAGGCGGACACCTCGAGCCGGGTCTCGCGCAACATCACCCTGAGCCTGCCGCTGCTGTCGGCCGCGATGGACACCGTGACCGAGGGGCGGATGGCGATCGCCATGGCCCGCCAGGGCGGCCTCGGCGTCCTGCACCGCAACCTGTCCATCGAGGACCAGGTCCGCGAGGCCGAGCGCGTGAAGCGCTCGGAGGCGGGCATGGTCTCCGACCCCGTCGCCTGCACGCCGGAGAACACGCTGTCCGAGGTCGACGCGATGTGCGGCCGCTACCGGATCTCCGGGCTGCCGGTGGTCGACGCCGACGGCGTCGTGGTCGGCATCATCACCAACCGCGACATGCGCTTCGAGACCGACATGCAGCGCAAGGTCTCCGAGGTCATGACCGGCCGCGACAAGCTGGTCACCGCGCCGGTCGGGGTGGACGCCGACGAGGCGCTGCGGCTGCTGCACTCCAACAAGATCGAGAAGCTCCCGCTGGTGGACGGCGCCGGCAAGCTCGCCGGGCTGATCACCGTCAAGGACTTCATCAAGCGCGAGAAGTACCCGAACGCGGCCAAGGACGCCCAGGGCCGGCTGCTGGTCGGTGCGGCGGTGGGCGTCGGTGACGAGCAGTACGTGCGGGCGTGCGCGCTGGCCGAGGCCGGGGTCGACGTGCTCATGGTCGACGCGGCGCACGGGCACTCCCGCGGCGTCATCGACATGGTGGCGCGGCTGAAGAAGGAGCTCGACTGCGACGTGGTGGGCGGCAACGTCGTCACCGCCGACGCCGCCGAGGCGTTCATCGAGGCGGGCGCCGACGGCATCAAGGTCGGCGTCGGGCCGGGCTCCATCTGCACCACGCGCGTGGTCGCCGGCGTCGGCATGCCGCAGATCACGGCCATCCACAACGTCGCCTCGGTCGCCGGACCGGCCGGCGTCCCGGTCATCGCGGACGGCGGCATCCAGCACTCCGGCGACATCGTCAAGGCGATCGCGGCCGGCGCCGACGTGGTGATGCTCGGCTCGCTGTTCGCCGGCGTCAGCGAGAGCCCCGGCGAGCTGATCTTCATCAACGGCAAGCAGTACAAGTCCTACCGCGGCATGGGCTCGCTCGGAGCCATGCAGTCCCGCGGCGAGGCCCGCTCCTACTCCAAGGACCGCTACGCGCAGGACGACGTCCTCTCCGACGACAAGCTGGTTCCCGAGGGCATCGAGGGCCAGGTGGCGTTCCGCGGACCGCTGGCCGCCGTCGCCTACCAGCTCGTCGGCGGCCTGCGGGCCGGCATGGGCTACGCCGGGACGCCGACCGTTCCCGAGCTCAAGGAACGCGGCCAGCTCGTCCAGATCACCGCGGCCGGGCTGATCGAGTCGCACCCGCACGACATCCAGATGACCGTCGAGGCACCCAACTACAGCAGCCGCCGGTAA